In Canis lupus dingo isolate Sandy chromosome 27, ASM325472v2, whole genome shotgun sequence, one genomic interval encodes:
- the TNS2 gene encoding tensin-2 isoform X1 → MQMREARWHILPSDSSSQPKGCRPRLRPEDPVALNPIYFWQITPPTHTHFQGPNPPPSLTPGTGSWPCSQEGGRRPTEGVGACVGRGPPVQSLGLGQLLSKESRARRAMKPRKAEPHSFREKVFRKKPPVCAVCKVTVDGTGVSCRVCKVATHRKCEAKVTSSCQALPPAELRRNTAPVRRIEHLGSTKSLNHSKQRSTLPRSFSLDPLMERRWDLDLTYVTERILAAAFPARPDEQRHRGHLRELAHVLQSKHRDKYLLFNLSEKRHDLTRLNPKVQDFGWPELHAPPLDKLCSICKAMETWLSADPQHVVVLYCKGSKGKLGVIVSAYMHYSKISAGADQALATLTMRKFCEDKVAAELQPSQRRYISYFSGLLSGSIRMNSSPLFLHYVLVPVLPAFEPGTGFQPFLKIYQSMQLVYTSGIYHIAGPGPQQLCISLEPALLLKGDVMVTCYHKGGRGTDRTLVFRVQFHTCTIHGPRLTFPKDQLDEAWADERFPFQASVEFVFSSSPEKVKGSTPRNDPSVSVDYNTAEPAVRWDSYEHFNQHHEDSVDGSPTHTRGPLDGSPYAQVQRAPRQTPPAPSPEPPPPPMLSVSSDSGHSSTLTAEPAAESPGRPPPTAAERQELDRLLGGCGVAGPGRGAGRETAILDDEEQPPAAAGPPLGVYSGHRPGLSRHCSCRQGYREPCGVPNGGYYRPEGTLDRRRLAYGGYEGHPQGYAEAAVEKRRLCRSLSEGPYPYGPELGKAASADFGYRAPGYRELVILEDPGLPALCSCPACEEKLALPTAALYGLRLEREAGEGWAGEAGKPLLHPLRPGHPLPLLVPACGHHHAPMPDYGCLKPPKASEDGHEGCSCALCPDGRYGHPGYPALVTYGYGGALPSYCPAYGRVPQSCGSPGEGRGYPSSGAHSPRAGSVSPGSPPYPPPRKLSYEIPAEEGGDRYPMPGHLAPAGPLASAESPEPASWREGPSGHSTLPRSPRDAPRSAPSELSGPSTPLHTSSPVQGKDGTRRQDTTSPTLVPTQRPSPGEPLPSVPQGGAEEKAPEAPARSGLELPAPSPFPAASPPGSPHDWPQERSPGSRSDSASPRGPVPTTLPGLRHAPWQGLRDPPDSPDGSPLTPVPTQMPWLVASPEPPQSSPTPAFPVAASYDISGPSQPPLPEKRHLLGPGQQPGPWGPEQASPPARGTSHHVTFAPLLPDQVPQPPEPPAQESQSNVKFVQDTSKFWYKPHLSRDQAIALLKDKDPGAFLIRDSHSFQGAYGLALKVATAPPSAQPWRGDPLEQLVRHFLIETGPKGVKIKGCPSEPYFGSLSALVSQHSISPLSLPCCLRIPSKDPLEETPEAPAPANMSTAADLLRQGAACSVLYLTSVETESLTGPQAVARASSAALSCSPRPTPAVVHFKVSAQGITLTDNQRKLFFRRHYPVNSITFSSTDPQDRRWTNPDGTTSKIFGFVAKKPGSPWENVCHLFAELDPDQPAGAIVTFITKVLLGQRK, encoded by the exons ATGCAAATGAGGGAGGCACGTTGGCACATTCTTCCAAGTGACAGCTCCAGCCAGCCTAAGGGCTGCCGGCCAAGGCTTAGGCCTGAGGACCCCGTGGCCCTTAACCCCATATATTTTTGGCAGAtcactccccccacacacacccacttCCAAGGCCCCAATCCACCTCCTTCCCTGACTCCCGGGACAGGAAGTTGGCCCTGTtcccaggagggaggcaggaggcccacGGAGGGGGTTGGAGCATGTGTTGGGAGGGGGCCTCCTGTCCAGTCCTTAGGCCTGGGACAGCTGCTGAGCAAGGAGAGCAGAGCTAGGAGGGCCATGAAG CCTCGGAAAGCCGAACCACATAGCTTCCGGGAGAAGGTGTTCCGCAAGAAACCACCGGTCTGCGCGGTGTGTAAGGTGACCGTCGATGGGACTGGAGTCTCATGCAGAG TTTGCAAGGTGGCAACACATAGAAAATGTGAAGCAAAG GTGACTTCGTCCTGTCAGGCCTTGCCTCCCGCCGAGCTG CGGAGAAACACCGCCCCCGTGAGGCGCATAGAGCACCTG GGATCCACCAAGTCTCTGAACCACTCAAAGCAGCGCAGCACCCTGCCCAG GAGCTTCAGCCTGGACCCGCTCATGGAGCGCCGCTGGGACCTGGACCTCACCTACGTGACGGAGCGGATCCTGGCCGCCGCCTTCCCCGCGCGGCCCGACGAGCAGCGACACCGGGGCCACCTGCGCGAGCTGGCTCACGTGCTGCAGTCCAAGCACCGCGACAAGTACCtg CTCTTCAACCTTTCAGAGAAAAGACACGACCTGACCCGCCTAAACCCCAAG GTCCAGGACTTCGGCTGGCCCGAGCTGCACGCGCCCCCCCTGGACAAGCTGTGTTCCATCTGCAAAGCCATGGAGACGTGGCTCAGTGCTGACCCACAGCACGTGGTCGTACTGTACTGCAAG gGGAGCAAGGGCAAGCTCGGCGTCATCGTCTCCGCCTACATGCACTACAGCAAGATCTCTGCAGG GGCAGACCAGGCGCTGGCCACGCTTACCATGAGGAAGTTCTGCGAGGACAAGGTGGCCGCGGAGCTGCAGCCCTCCCAGCGCCG GTACATCAGCTACTTCAGCGGCCTGCTGTCCGGCTCCATCAGAATGAACAGCAGCCCCCTCTTCCTGCACTACGTGCTCGTGCCCGTGCTGCCAGCCTTTGAGCCCGGCACCG GCTTCCAGCCCTTCCTCAAGATCTACCAGTCCATGCAGCTGGTCTACACCTCGGGAATCTA TCACATCGCCGGCCCCGGGCCGCAGCAGCTCTGCATCAGCCTGGAGCCGGCCCTCCTCCTCAAGGGCGATGTCATG GTGACCTGCTATCACAAGGGTGGCCGGGGGACAGACCGGACCCTTGTGTTTCGAGTCCAGTTCCACACGTGCACCATCCACGGACCACGGCTCACTTTCCCCAAGGACCAGCTGGACGAGGCCTGGGCTG aTGAGAGGTTCCCATTCCAAGCCTCCGTGGAGTTCGTCTTCTCCTCCAGCCCTGAAAAGGTCAAAG GCAGCACCCCACGGAATGACCCTTCGGTCTCCGTTGACTACAACACCGCAGAGCCCGCCGTGCGCTGGGACTCCTACGAGCACTTCAATCAGCACCACGAGGACAGCGTGGACG GCTCCCCCACCCACACCCGGGGACCTCTGGATGGCAGTCCCTACGCCCAGGTGCAGCGGGCCCCCCGCCAGACCCCGCCGGCACCCTCCCCGGAGCCACCTCCGCCCCCCATGCTCTCCGTCAGCAGCGACTCCGGCCACTCGTCCACGCTGACCGCCGAGCCGGCCGCCGAGTCCCCTGGCCGGCCTCCCCCGACGGCCGCCGAGCGCCAGGAGCTGGACCGCCTCctggggggctgcggggtggccgggccgggccggggcgccgggCGGGAGACGGCCATCCTGGACGACGAGGAGCAGCCCCCCGCGGCCGCGGGCCCGCCGCTCGGAGTGTACTCGGGCCACAGGCCCGGCCTCAGCCGCCACTGCTCCTGCCGCCAGGGCTACCGGGAGCCCTGCGGGGTCCCCAACGGGGGCTACTACCGGCCAGAGGGAACGCTGGACCGGCGGCGGCTGGCCTACGGGGGCTACGAGGGGCACCCCCAGGGCTACGCCGAGGCCGCGGTGGAAAAGAGGCGCCTCTGCCGCTCGCTGTCCGAGGGGCCCTACCCCTACGGCCCGGAGCTGGGGAAAGCCGCCAGCGCGGACTTCGGCTACCGGGCCCCGGGCTACCGGGAGCTGGTGATCCTGGAGGACCCGGGGCTGCCCGCCCTGTGCTCGTGCCCCGCGTGCGAGGAGAAGCTGGCGCTGCCCACTGCGGCCCTGTACGGGCTGCGGCTGGAgcgggaggccggggaggggtgGGCGGGCGAGGCGGGCAAGCCTCTGCTGCACCCGCTGCGCCCCGGGCACCCGCTGCCCCTGCTGGTGCCTGCCTGCGGCCATCACCACGCCCCCATGCCCGACTACGGCTGCCTGAAGCCGCCCAAGGCCAGCGAGGACGGGCACGAGGGCTGCTCCTGCGCCCTGTGCCCCGACGGCAGGTATGGGCATCCGGGGTACCCGGCCCTGGTGACCTACGGCTACGGAGGAGCGCTCCCCAGTTACTGCCCGGCGTACGGCAGGGTGCCTCAGAGCTGTGGCTCCCCGGGTGAGGGCAGGGGGTACCCCAGCTCCGGTGCCCACTCCCCCCGGGCCGGCTCCGTCTCCCCGGGCAGCCCGCCCTACCCACCACCCAGGAAGCTGAGCTACGAGATCCCCgcggaggagggaggggacaggtaCCCGATGCCTGGGCACCTGGCCCCAGCAGGACCCCTGGCATCCGCAG AGTCACCCGAGCCGGCGTCCTGGAGGGAGGGCCCCAGCGGGCACAGCACCCTGCCTCGCTCCCCCCGTGATGCTCCACGCAGCGCGCCCTCCGAGCTCTCGGGGCCCTCCACGCCCTTGCACACCAGCAGCCCGGTCCAGGGCAAGGACGG CACCCGACGGCAGGACACCACGTCCCCCACCTTGGTGCCCACCCAGAGGCCAAGTCCCGGCGAGCCCTTGCCGTCCGTTCCCCAGGGAGGCGCCGAAGAAAAGGCTCCCGAGGCGCCAGCGAGGAGCGGGCTTGAGCTCCCGGCCCCGAGCCCCttccccgccgcctccccgcccggCTCACCCCACGACTGGCCTCAGGAGAGGAGCCCAGGGAGCCGCTCGGACAGCGCCAGCCCCCGGGGCCCCGTGCCCACCACGCTGCCTGGCCTCCGCCATGCCCCCTGGCAGGGCCTCCGAGACCCGCCGGATAGTCCGGACGGGTCCCCCCTCACCCCCGTGCCTACCCAGATGCCCTGGCTCGTGGCCAGCCCGGAGCCGCCGCAGAGCTCCCCCACGCCTGCCTTCCCCGTGGCCGCTTCCTATGACATCAGCGGCCCCTCGCAGCCGCCACTGCCCGAGAAACGCCACTTGCTGGGACCTGGGCAacagccagggccctggggccccgAGCAGGCCTCCCCACCAGCCAGGGGCACCAGTCACCATGTCACCTTTGCACCTCTGCTCCCGGACCAagtcccccagcccccag AGCCCCCTGCGCAAGAGAGCCAGAGCAACGTCAAGTTCGTCCAGGATACGTCCAAGTTCTGGTACAAACCACACCTGTCCCGTGACCAAG CCATTGCCCTGCTGAAGGACAAGGACCCTGGTGCCTTCCTGATCAGGGACAGTCACTCGTTCCAAGGAGCCTATGGGCTGGCCCTCAAGGTAGCCACAGCTCCACCCAGCGCCCAGCCCTGGAGAG GGGACCCCCTGGAGCAGCTGGTGCGCCATTTCCTCATTGAGACTGGGCCCAAAGGGGTGAAGATCAAGGGCTGTCCCAGCGAGCCCTACTTTG GCAGCCTGTCCGCCCTGGTGTCCCAGCACTCCATCTCCCCGCTgtccctgccctgctgcctgcGCATCCCCAGCAAAG ATCCTCTGGAGGAGACCCCAGAGGCCCCGGCGCCCGCCAACATGAGCACGGCGGCAGACCTCCTCCGTCAGGGCGCCG